In Sphingobacterium sp. R2, the genomic stretch AACAATGAAAAAATTAATGGTAAGTAAGCTGGCTTTGGCCATGCTAAAATTTGCTAGGTCTGCTAGGACATTTGGAATAGCAGTCGAAGGAAATTCAAATTTGAAAACATCTCGTTATCATATCGCCAAAAATATGGTTAATGTTACATAATAAACCACTGAAGCAGATACGGTATCCTTACGTTAAAATTCTTAAAGGTAACCTTTACAGTATTTGTGATTTTCATTTGTTTGACACAGAATTCACAAATGATTTTTCTTCAACTAGGGGTTGTGTCATCTTCTTTTTAGTAATGCACGACTTGTTAAAGATCAAATAACATTTCATTCAATTTTTTAAGAAAAATAAAAGCGGTGCTTAGGCACGTTACTTAAAACACAAATTATCATGCATAAATATTATATATTCTTTTTCGTTCTATTCCTTTCCAGGTTATCGTTTGCGCAGCGGATTCACGCCGTTTACGAATACATACCATCAGCAATGGCTACTTTTAAGGAAAATGTTTATTATGATGGAATGGTGAAGATCGCTGTTCGGGATTCAACCCCGCAGCAGATGCAATTACTTGATAATGATGTGGACGATGAAGTAACGCCTTCATTTTCTATCACCATTGGTTCTGGTAAGAGGTTTAGTAGAGTTGTAATGCATCAAAATAATGCTAACCAACAGTTGGAAACCCGTTCCATCCAAGGGGTCAATTATTTGGTGACTGACAAATTTCCGGTATTAGTATGGAACACAGCGTATGACGATGTTGATACTTTGGGTAACTATGTATGCCACAAGGCAACAGCATCTTATCGGGGAACAACTCTTGTAGCTTATTATACCAATACTATTCCCGTACCTGTAGGCCCGTCGAAGTTTGGTGGTCTACCGGGACTCATTGTTATGCTATATAATGAAAGCGCTAATCCAAACTACTGGTATCTAAAGGAAGTCAACTACCCTTATAATGGAAGTATTCCAATTGATTATAAATATATACATTCCTTAAGCAAATTGACTCTTGAAGAGTTTGTGAAGAAAGAAGACCAATTTAACGAAGAGCATATGCGTATGCTGTATAGTAAAATGCCAATGATGGAGGGTGTTAGTGTAGAGAAGCAAAAAGTTAGAGGCAGTGTAGAACAAAAGTATGAATGGGAAAATCAATAAGCAGATAGCGACCTTATTCATTATTCTACTATTGGCAATGGCAGCCCATGCTCAGGTCGCTATCCATGGAAGGGTAAGGGCTGCCGGAAAAGCTCTGGGAGGAGTCCGTATTGAACTACTGGGTGACGGCGACAACAAAATGTTGGCATATACGTTCAGCGACGGACAGGGAAAGTATCGTTTGCAATCTTTGCGGAGTGGACCATTTTCTTTACTATTCACTGCACTTAGCTTTAAGCCTGTCTCGGTTCCTATCATGGCGGTGCAAGCAGATACGTTGGTCGATGTCCAACTATCAGCTGGAGGTGTAGAGCGATTGCAAGAAGTAATAGTTCATTCCAAACGTCCTTACCGTCTAGGCAAGGACACCATCGAGCTTGCGGTCAAATCTTTTTTGCAGGGCGACGAACGTACCGTAGAAGATCTCCTTAAGAAGATTCCGGGTATTCAGGTCGGGACCGACGGCAGCATCAAAATAGGAGATAAGGAAGTGCAAAAAGTAATGGTTGAGGGAGACGATTTTTTTGGGAAAGGCTACCGCTTGCTAACGCAGAGTATGTCTGTTAGGCCCCTAAAGAAAATTCAGATATTACAGCGCTATTCTCATAACAAGCAACTTAATGGTATTGAAAATTCGGACAAGATTGCGCTAAATTTGGAATTGGAAGAGGATAGTAAGGCACAGTGGATGGGGTCTTTAGATGCTCAGATGGTCCCAATTGGTCCCAAATATTATCAGGCTAATGCGAATTTGATGAACTTCGGAAAAAAGAATAAGCATTATCTATTGGGAGCCGCCAATAACAATGGATTTGATGCCGTCAGCAGTATTAATTACCTGTTGCAATCCGGATCGTCTGATGAACCGGGCCAGATCGGTATTGGAATAACAACACCTACCTTGATAGATAATACTCCAAATCTTCCTGGATTTGATTACAAGCGGACCAATTTCAATAATGATAAGTTGCTGTCGTTAAATACAATCTTAAATCCAAGTGCGCAGTTAAAGATTAAATGGCTCGGGTTTGCAAATCCTACCAAAAAGACATTTTACCGTAATACTGTGCAAAACTATCATCTACAGGATAATCAATTTACCAATACAGAAGATCACCATTTTAAGCGAAAAATCGATAATTATTTCACGAAACTGGAGCTCCAATTTGAGCCTAACAAGGATGCGATATTGACCTATACAGGTACGCTCGGATCCCTTAGGAAAAATGATCTCGCTACATTAATATTCAATGGTATTCAAAGTGAGGAAGGAACCAAAAACACGGGTTATGTTACCAACCAAAATATAAGTTATAGCCACAAATTTTCTAGCCGTGACGTGCTAGTTAGCTCATTACGCTGGATTAAGCAGCGGTCGCCAATAGATTATAATATTAATCAATTTTATTACCAAGACCTGTTTGGAGTCGAAGACATTCATGCGGTGCAACAGCATATTGCGAATAATTTAATGTTCATAGGTGCTACTACTCATTATGTAGGCCGTAAAAGAAATGGCGATTCTTTTCAACTAGCTTTCAATATGGATTACCAAAAGCAGCAGCTCAACACCGAATTGAAATTGCTGTCTAATCCAACAGGTTTAGGTGATTCAGTATCCTCTCCCTCGGGATTTTCTAATGCAATGGATTTTAACGTTTTTCAGACTAACATTATTACGAAATATACTTTCAAACGAGCTGGATGGGAATTAACGCCACATTTGCAGGCAGGTTTGGTACAAAGCATATTGATAGATTTTGGAACATCAAAAAGTAAAAATAACGTATTGCTTTCTCCTGGATTGTCGGCTAAATGGGGGCTTCATGCGAAAGGGCAATTAGAAGCAGACTTTTATTTTCTGCAACAGAATGCTACAAGCACTCAATTGGTTCCCAATTACTATACAACAGGTGTACGCAATTTTATCCGGGGAATGGATAATCTCGCTCCTCTAAGTAGTTCAGGCGCCGCTCTAACCTATACTTATGGTAGTCTGACAGATCGTTTTTTTGCCAACATGTCTGCCGGACATCAAATTTTGTTTGACTATGTGGGTATATCAAGCAGTTTAAATCCGAATTTCACCCTTATTCAACAAGTGTTGCTTAAAAACAAAAAGAGTCGCTATTTTAAGGTCGATCTTAATTATTATTTGAAAGCTGTACATGGAAATTTTCGATTAGATTTAGGAACGAATGCCACAGATTATGCGAACTTGGTAGAAGGAGTGGGCAGTCGTCGAATCCGTACAGCGAATTATGATTATGGATTATCGTTTAGAAGCGCGTGGAATTCTAAATTGAATATCTATATGGGATATACCGTTCAGCGCATTACCTATAGAACAGAAAGTAAACTTATACTAAATAATAGCCGCGGGTTCTTGAATGTATTTTTCAGCTTGTCGAAAAATATCCAGTGCAATTTAAAAAATGAATCTTATCGCTTTGGAAGTTTAATGGGGCAGACATCCAAGAACTATTATTTTTCGGATTTCACTTTATCGTATAAAATGAAAAAGCACAGAGCGAGATTTAACATTATAGCAAAAAACATTTTTAATACGAAGTTTTTTAGAAATGTTGAGTTGACTGATCTGTATAATTCTAACACTGAATACAGACTATTGCCAGGATACATCAGTTTTGGCTTAGACCTTAGCTTCTAAAATTTGCATTTAATATATTAAATGGCATATTTGTTTGCTATTAAGAGCTGCATGAAAGCGTAGAGCATCCTGCGATATTATCATAGATGGGCGGACGCTTAGCTGAAAATTCTGGAAATATTTCTTGATATGGTTTTTCTAAAGCTTGTGTTAGTTTTAATAACATTGCTGTGTTTCCGTTACTGATTTCTTCAATACATTGGTAAAGCAAATAGTTTCTTAGTACGAATTTCGGATTTGTTTTTCTCATTAATTCTAGTGACTCTTCTTTTGAAATTGAATTTAAACGCAAACGGCATCGGTAATGGTCAATAAAATCTTTTAGTTTTTTGAGCTTTTCTTCATTTAAAGGTGTGTATGTAATCGGACTGAAATGATCTTTAACATCAGTATCCGTTGTTATTTTTTCCAATTGATTGAAGAATAAGGTATGATCCATTTTAAGGTCCTGCATCAAGCTTTGCCAGTTTGTGAAAAACACTTCGTCTTCTTTTCTGAGTTCATTAAATCCAAATTTTTTGCAAAGCATTTTATTATTGGCCTCCAAAAAATATACACCAAAATTTCTTAACGAATTTTCAAGGAATTTTTCATCATTGATGACCGGGTGGAGCGCATTTGCTAATTTCCATAGATTCCACTGTCCTATCTGTGCTTGTCTACCGAACGCATATCGTCTTCCAGGCAGATCGGTGGTGTTTGGTGTAAAATTTAAATTATATTCCTCCATGATTGCATAAGGGCCATAATCGATCGTCAATCCCAAAATAGACATATTATCTGTATTCATTACGCCATGTACAAAGCCGACTCTCAACCACTCTACTATTAGGTCTGCTGTTGATCGACAGACAGTTTCAAAAAAGTCTTTATATTTACCAGTGGTAGAGGGAGCTATGGTGGGAAAGTAATTATCAATAGTAAAATCAAGCAGATCTTGTAATAATTTATATTCTCCTTGAGCAAATAGGAATTCAAAATGGCCAAAGCGAAGGAACGTGTCTGCAGTTCTTACTACTACCGCCCCTTTTTCGTATTGCGGATTGCCGTTATACATAATATCCCGTATTACATCTTCACCTGTGAGGGAGAGGCTCAATGCCCTGGTAGTCGGAACGCCCAAGTGATGCATAGCTTCACTCATTAGGTATTCCCGCACAGAGGATCTTAATACAGCCCTTCCATCGGCACGTCTTGAGTAGGGCGTCTCACCAGCACCTTTCCATTGTATTTCCGTTTTTTTACCCTCAAGATTAATGATTTCTCCCGCGAAAATTGCTCTGCCGTCACCGAGCTGACCAGCCCAATTCCCAAATTGATGCCCTGCGTAAGCTGTGGCATACGTCTGAATATTTTTAGGTAGTTGAGAGCCCACCAGAAAGTTAAGGTCGTTTTCTTCAAATCCTCCAAGGCCTATTTCCTTCGAAAGAGCATCATTAAAAGCAATTAGTTTGGGTTGTTCAAATCCTGCTGTTTCAATCGTGGAAAATAAGACTTTTGGCGTAGCTCTCGGTATCGGGCTATTGGAAAAATCGCCAGGAAATCTTTTAAGGAAAGGTTGTTTGATCTGCTCTATATTCATACATCAAAGATATTAATTATTAACGAGAAGTCCTTTCAGTGCTAAAAAGCCCTTATATTTTAAATAGCAATAGAAAGTGAATTAGTGGTTAATGCTATTGTCATTTCTAAAATTTGCTATTGCTTTCTTTTTTAATAACATAAAAGCAGAGACAATTATGAAACTATTCTTTTGGTTTGAATGTTATCTTTCCGTAAGAAACCATAGGAAAATTTAGCGAATTATGAGTCTACAAGTTGATAGTGTCGTCAAAGAGATCGGAAATTATGAAGGTAATTTTCATAAGGACGTGATGGAAGGTTTAAATACTTATCCCAAGAAATTATATTCAAAATATTTTTATGATCCTATCGGCGACCGGCTTTTTCAGGACATTATGCAGATGCCGGATTATTACCTGACAGACTGTGAACTCGAAATTTTTAGCACAAAGACATCGGAAATGGCTGAGCTCATCTCTTCCGACGATTCTGCTTTCGACCTCATTGAACTGGGGGCTGGTGATGCGCTTAAATCAAGTCATTTATTAAGACATCTTAGTAAAAATGATATCGATTATTCCTACATGCCAATAGATATATCAGGCAATATCCTTAAGGTATTGTGTGAAAAATTATCCAAAGAAATTCCAAATTTAGAGACTTTTCCTTTAGAGGGTGAATATTTTGAGATGCTGAATGAGGCAATGAAAATATCCGACCGTCGAAAAGTAGTCTTATTTTTAGGGGGCAACATTGGTAACATGGATATGGAAGAAGCACAACTGTTTTGTGCTGAAATTCGTCGCAGATTGAGTCCCGGCGATATATTTATTATTGGTTTTGACTTAAAAAAAAATCCTCACACCATTCTCTCTGCATATAATGATAAATCTGGAATTACTTCGGCATTCAATATTAATTTGCTTAGTCGTATAAATCGGGAACTCGGCGCAAACTTCGATACGCAATATTTTCAGCATTATCAGACTTATGATCCTATTTCTGGCGCTTGTAGAAGCTTTCTGGTTAGTTTAACTAATCAATATGTACACATTAAAGGAGATTCTATTTTTTTTAAGGAAAATGAATTGATTGACATGGAAATTTCACAGAAATATTCGCTTGAAGAAATTCAACGTCTTTCTTCTTTGGCAGGATTTGAACTGTTGGTAAATTTGAATGATGACAAAGGTTGGTTTGTAGATTCCATTTGGATGGTAGCGTAATTATAATCTTTTATGAAAAATATAAATTTAGCAGTTAGCGTATTGCCAGAAAAAGAAGTGTTAAATGCCAGATATCTTACAGTAAGAGGCTATTCCGAAGAAATCTGCCAGCCATTGGAAATTGAAGACTATGTAGTTCAGCCAATGGTTGATGTTAGTCCACCAAAATGGCATCTTGGGCATACTACATGGTTTTTTGAAACCTTTATATTGATTCCTCACCTACCAAATTACCAAGTTTTTGATAAGGAATACAACTTTGTTTTCAACAGCTATTACGAAACCATAGGTTCGCGGGTGATTCGAACGGACCGAGGTAATCTTAGCAGGCCATCAGTAGCAGACATCTATAATTACCGACGATACGTTGATAGGTATATGATCGAATTTTTGAATGGAGGATTTTTGACGCAAAATCTTATTGATATTTTTGTTTTAGGTTTAAATCACGAGCAGCAACACCAAGAGTTGCTACTCACTGATATAAAATATATATTGGGGCATAATCCTCTTTTTCCTCCCTATAGCAAAGAAAATAAAACAGCTGAATGCATTAATTATGAGAGGGAGTATGTTAGATTTGAGGCCGGAATTTATGAAATTGGATTCGAGGGACAGGGTTTCTGTTTTGATAACGAACTGGGAAGACATAAGGTCTACCTAGATGATTTCGAAATTGAAAATACCTTGGTCACAAATAAACAGTATCTTGATTTCATAGAGGCTGGGGGATATTTAGACTTTCAATTTTGGCATGCGGAAGGATGGGATTGGGTGAAAAAACATCAAGCAAAAGCGCCTTTATATTGGCATATGATTGATGGGAAGTGGATGAACTATACCCTCAACGGGTTGACAGATATCGACTTAGAAGACGCGGTTTGCCACATTAATTTTTATGAAGCTGCTGCGTATGCATCTTGGAGAGGTGTGCGACTCCCGACAGAGGCGGAATGGGAAGTTGCAGCCGACCACATTAGGTGGGGAGAACGTTGGGAATGGACAAGTTCCGCTTATCTTCCTTATCCGAAATTTAAAAAAGAGGCGGGTGCGGTAGGTGAATATAATGGCAAATTTATGATTAATCAAATGGTGTTAAGGGGAGCTTCTATCGCTACACCAAAGGGCCATAGCCGTAAGACTTACAGAAACTTTTTTCAAACCGCACATCAGTGGCAGTTTACAGGAATTAGATTAGCCAGGTAATATGGTCGAGATCGACTCAGTATCCAAATCATTTAACGGTAAGGCGGCCGTTGACGACATCTCAATAGAAGTGAGAGCGGGTGAAGTTCTTGTTATTTTGGGTACCAGTGGTTGTGGTAAAACCACTACTTTAAGAATGATTAATAGGCTGATTGAACCCGATAAGGGCAAGATTTTTATCCGAGGTAAAGATATATCCAAACGGCGGCCGGAAGATTTGCGTAGAGAAATTGGTTTCGTAATGCAGCATGCTGGCCTTTTCCCCCATTACACCATAGCCAAAAATATTGCTGTTGTTCCAGAATTGCTGAACTGGCAAAAGAATAAAATTAAGGATCGCACGGTTGAGCTTCTTGGCAAATTAAATTTAGGAGAGGATCTGTTAAAGCTCTACCCACATCAATTGAGCGGAGGGCAACAACAGCGCGTAGGTATAGCAAGGGCGTTAATAGCCAATTCTCCTATACTGTTGATGGATGAACCCTTCTCGGCACTGGATAACATGACTAGAAGTGGCATCCATGCCGAATTCAAACTGTTGGAAGAGATCCGAAGCAAAACTATTGTCTTGGTTACACATGATGTGCCTGAAGCTTTTGAACTTGGACATCGTATCTGTTTGATAGATGAGGGAAAGATTGTACAGATTGGCACGCCTAAAGAGCTACTGTATCGTCCAGCAAATGAATTTGTGTTTGATTTTTTTTTAGAAAATCGCTTGCTGTTGGAGTATAAAGTAACGATCCTACATGAATTAAAAGGAATTATAGTCTTGGATCATTTCATCAATACCTATGGTTTTTCTGAAAACACAGACCTATGGCGTGTTTTACAGGTATTAAGCGCACGTGCGGATGCCATATTAGACTATGAAAAAATATTGGTTGCATTCAACACGTATAGAAAACAGCAGGTGGTATGACGGAACAAACTCTTTGGCAATTCGTACTTGAGCAGCGGGAAAAGTTATTGATACAGGTCTGGCAGCATTTAGAACTTACATTTTTATCTTTGACATTTGCCATTCTTATTGGAGTACCTTTGGGCATATTGATTTCGAGGAAAAAGAAATTTGCTGCTATTGTTTTAGCTTTTGCAGGGATTTTACAGACTGTTCCTAGTATTGCATTGCTGGGGTTTCTTATTCCAATCCTAGGTATTGGTCCAATTCCAGCTATTGTTGCACTTCTTATTTATGCACTTTTACCCATTATTAGGAATACTTATACCGGAATTATTAGTGTAGACCATAGTATCTCGGAATCGGCGAAAGCTATGGGTATGACGGATTGGCAAATACTATTCAAAGTTCAACTTCCACTGGCGATACCGGTGATTGTCGCCGGAGTTCGGACAGCCGCAGTGATCAATGTAGGCGTCGCCACCTTAGCATCATTCGTTGCGGCCGGCGGATTGGGTGAATTTATCTTTGGCGGTATATCACTCAATAATTCCAATATGATCTTAGCGGGAGCTATTCCCGCTGCTTTATTGGCGATACTTTTAGATAAAGGTATTGGATTGCTACAAAATGCTTTCGCTAACTTCAGACTTTTGCTCATCTTTATTTTGCCTAGCTTTCTTCTTATTCTTGCTATCATCTATATAAGAACAAACAATGTTAATCAGCAGATAAAGGCTGGTTTTACACCCGAATTTATGGGACGCCAAGATGGTTACTTAGGTCTCCGCAATGTTTATGGGCTACAGATAAAGCCACTTATCATTAGCGATGCGATTATGTATAAAGCCGTTTTTGAAAAGGATATCGATCTTATTAGTGGATATTCAACTGACGGTCGCGTCAAAGCTTATGATTTGCTTGCATTGGAAGATAACAGGAAGATTTTTCCGCCCTACTTTGCCGCACCGATTGTAAAGGTAGAGACGCTCAAGAAATTTCCACAATTGGAAGGGGCAATAAATCTATTGGCAGAGAAGTTTACTGATTCGGTGATGATTAGCCTTAACTATAGGGCTGATTTCCTAAAGCAAACTCCTGAAAGTATTGCCAAGGACTTTTTAGTGCAAAACAAACTCTATAGACCATCACGCCGAGGTCAGGCTGGCACTATCAGGATAGGTTCTAAAATTTTTGGGGAACAATACATTTTGTCGGCCATTTATAAAATTCTCCTTGAAGGGTATACCGATTATAAAGTGGAGACAAAGACAGGGCTCGGCGGAACCAAAATTTGCTTTGATGCTTTGATACATGACGCCATAGACTTTTACGTGGAGTATACAGGGACAGGGCTTCTGGTATTACTGAAACCGGAGCAACAAATTATATCCCATGTGTCCAAAGATCCTGCTGACACCTATAGCTATGTAAAGGATGAATTTGAGAATAAATTTGGCATTACTTGGTTAAAACCTCTTGGTTTTAATAATTCATATGCTCTAATGATGCGGCGTTCTCAAGCTGAACAAAATCAAATCCGAAGTATTAGCGACCTAAAAAAATACGAACAACTTAATAAGTAATTCCAGCATTTATTTTAAAATGTAAATAATTGAAACTATCAATGCTTTAGCATTGTTTCAAGAACATCGCAATAAAGCTTATTGTGGGATAAATTATATGACATAGCTATGAAAATTTTATTATGGAGAGGATTGATCAACAAATCCTGGGAGCATTGCTCCGTTGACGAAAGGGATAGCGGTTTCAAAATAGCTTCTGAAATTGTTGGGAACTACGAAGGCGAAACTTATATGGTAAATTATTTGATCAATACAGATAATCAATGGGATATACAGGATTTCGAAATTCGATGCGACATTCAAGGTGAAATTAAACGATTTTATGGGCAAAAAAATGGTTTAGATTGGCTAATCAATGGACAGATTGAACCGTGTTTTGCAGGATTTAATTATATCGATATCTCAATAACCCCATTGACAAACACGTTGCCTATAAAAAGACTCGCGCTTAATGTCAATGAATCAAAAGATATCAATGTTATTTATATCGATATCTTGAACGGATCAATTAAGCCTGTTAGAGAACGGTACACAAAAATTTCCAAAGACCACTACCGATACGAAAACTTGGAGTCAACATTTGCGTCGGCTATCCTTATTGATCGAAATGGTATAGTAAAAACCTACCCAGGTCATTTTGAGTTAGTGGCTTAACATCGTGTAATTGAATGATAATTGAGTCGCATTGTTTTCTATTGAGAGCATGTGGTGAATTTATTTTATATTTCTACAGGTTCGAACTATTTCCTTGTTAAGCTTGTTGATAAATTAAATGAAAAATATTATTATGTTATCTAATTATAAAAACGTTATCGGGCTCTCTTTATGGGGCATATTGTTGATAAGCTTTGTTTTTAATGGTTGCCGGGACCGAAACACTAAAAATCAGCCGGCAGAAAAAGAAGTCTCCACAATGAAGGAGCAGGCTGAGAATACAGATTTTACACTGGCGTTTCTGAATGCTCTCTTCTACGAGGAGGATTTTGAGCCCTCTTTAAAATCCCAATTGCAACTTAGTGAAAGGCAGATTGGTGATTTAAAGGTAGCAGCGACTACAGCTGTTGAAAAACTTAGCGAGGAGGATGAACCTTCCAGTAAATCATTTAAAGAAACTATAAACGAGGCCACGACTCAAATTGTAAAGATACTCGGTAATCAAAAGGCTGCTCAATTCTTTCATTTTCTAACTGCACGTTATGCTGATGGAGAGGATACGCTACCAATTGAGCCAAATCATATTCCTGAAGACACGCGTATTATTGTAAAT encodes the following:
- a CDS encoding GLPGLI family protein, which produces MHKYYIFFFVLFLSRLSFAQRIHAVYEYIPSAMATFKENVYYDGMVKIAVRDSTPQQMQLLDNDVDDEVTPSFSITIGSGKRFSRVVMHQNNANQQLETRSIQGVNYLVTDKFPVLVWNTAYDDVDTLGNYVCHKATASYRGTTLVAYYTNTIPVPVGPSKFGGLPGLIVMLYNESANPNYWYLKEVNYPYNGSIPIDYKYIHSLSKLTLEEFVKKEDQFNEEHMRMLYSKMPMMEGVSVEKQKVRGSVEQKYEWENQ
- a CDS encoding TonB-dependent receptor — encoded protein: MNGKINKQIATLFIILLLAMAAHAQVAIHGRVRAAGKALGGVRIELLGDGDNKMLAYTFSDGQGKYRLQSLRSGPFSLLFTALSFKPVSVPIMAVQADTLVDVQLSAGGVERLQEVIVHSKRPYRLGKDTIELAVKSFLQGDERTVEDLLKKIPGIQVGTDGSIKIGDKEVQKVMVEGDDFFGKGYRLLTQSMSVRPLKKIQILQRYSHNKQLNGIENSDKIALNLELEEDSKAQWMGSLDAQMVPIGPKYYQANANLMNFGKKNKHYLLGAANNNGFDAVSSINYLLQSGSSDEPGQIGIGITTPTLIDNTPNLPGFDYKRTNFNNDKLLSLNTILNPSAQLKIKWLGFANPTKKTFYRNTVQNYHLQDNQFTNTEDHHFKRKIDNYFTKLELQFEPNKDAILTYTGTLGSLRKNDLATLIFNGIQSEEGTKNTGYVTNQNISYSHKFSSRDVLVSSLRWIKQRSPIDYNINQFYYQDLFGVEDIHAVQQHIANNLMFIGATTHYVGRKRNGDSFQLAFNMDYQKQQLNTELKLLSNPTGLGDSVSSPSGFSNAMDFNVFQTNIITKYTFKRAGWELTPHLQAGLVQSILIDFGTSKSKNNVLLSPGLSAKWGLHAKGQLEADFYFLQQNATSTQLVPNYYTTGVRNFIRGMDNLAPLSSSGAALTYTYGSLTDRFFANMSAGHQILFDYVGISSSLNPNFTLIQQVLLKNKKSRYFKVDLNYYLKAVHGNFRLDLGTNATDYANLVEGVGSRRIRTANYDYGLSFRSAWNSKLNIYMGYTVQRITYRTESKLILNNSRGFLNVFFSLSKNIQCNLKNESYRFGSLMGQTSKNYYFSDFTLSYKMKKHRARFNIIAKNIFNTKFFRNVELTDLYNSNTEYRLLPGYISFGLDLSF
- a CDS encoding protein adenylyltransferase SelO family protein, which codes for MNIEQIKQPFLKRFPGDFSNSPIPRATPKVLFSTIETAGFEQPKLIAFNDALSKEIGLGGFEENDLNFLVGSQLPKNIQTYATAYAGHQFGNWAGQLGDGRAIFAGEIINLEGKKTEIQWKGAGETPYSRRADGRAVLRSSVREYLMSEAMHHLGVPTTRALSLSLTGEDVIRDIMYNGNPQYEKGAVVVRTADTFLRFGHFEFLFAQGEYKLLQDLLDFTIDNYFPTIAPSTTGKYKDFFETVCRSTADLIVEWLRVGFVHGVMNTDNMSILGLTIDYGPYAIMEEYNLNFTPNTTDLPGRRYAFGRQAQIGQWNLWKLANALHPVINDEKFLENSLRNFGVYFLEANNKMLCKKFGFNELRKEDEVFFTNWQSLMQDLKMDHTLFFNQLEKITTDTDVKDHFSPITYTPLNEEKLKKLKDFIDHYRCRLRLNSISKEESLELMRKTNPKFVLRNYLLYQCIEEISNGNTAMLLKLTQALEKPYQEIFPEFSAKRPPIYDNIAGCSTLSCSS
- a CDS encoding L-histidine N(alpha)-methyltransferase; its protein translation is MSLQVDSVVKEIGNYEGNFHKDVMEGLNTYPKKLYSKYFYDPIGDRLFQDIMQMPDYYLTDCELEIFSTKTSEMAELISSDDSAFDLIELGAGDALKSSHLLRHLSKNDIDYSYMPIDISGNILKVLCEKLSKEIPNLETFPLEGEYFEMLNEAMKISDRRKVVLFLGGNIGNMDMEEAQLFCAEIRRRLSPGDIFIIGFDLKKNPHTILSAYNDKSGITSAFNINLLSRINRELGANFDTQYFQHYQTYDPISGACRSFLVSLTNQYVHIKGDSIFFKENELIDMEISQKYSLEEIQRLSSLAGFELLVNLNDDKGWFVDSIWMVA
- the egtB gene encoding ergothioneine biosynthesis protein EgtB, which codes for MKNINLAVSVLPEKEVLNARYLTVRGYSEEICQPLEIEDYVVQPMVDVSPPKWHLGHTTWFFETFILIPHLPNYQVFDKEYNFVFNSYYETIGSRVIRTDRGNLSRPSVADIYNYRRYVDRYMIEFLNGGFLTQNLIDIFVLGLNHEQQHQELLLTDIKYILGHNPLFPPYSKENKTAECINYEREYVRFEAGIYEIGFEGQGFCFDNELGRHKVYLDDFEIENTLVTNKQYLDFIEAGGYLDFQFWHAEGWDWVKKHQAKAPLYWHMIDGKWMNYTLNGLTDIDLEDAVCHINFYEAAAYASWRGVRLPTEAEWEVAADHIRWGERWEWTSSAYLPYPKFKKEAGAVGEYNGKFMINQMVLRGASIATPKGHSRKTYRNFFQTAHQWQFTGIRLAR
- a CDS encoding ABC transporter ATP-binding protein, whose protein sequence is MVEIDSVSKSFNGKAAVDDISIEVRAGEVLVILGTSGCGKTTTLRMINRLIEPDKGKIFIRGKDISKRRPEDLRREIGFVMQHAGLFPHYTIAKNIAVVPELLNWQKNKIKDRTVELLGKLNLGEDLLKLYPHQLSGGQQQRVGIARALIANSPILLMDEPFSALDNMTRSGIHAEFKLLEEIRSKTIVLVTHDVPEAFELGHRICLIDEGKIVQIGTPKELLYRPANEFVFDFFLENRLLLEYKVTILHELKGIIVLDHFINTYGFSENTDLWRVLQVLSARADAILDYEKILVAFNTYRKQQVV
- a CDS encoding ABC transporter permease/substrate-binding protein gives rise to the protein MTEQTLWQFVLEQREKLLIQVWQHLELTFLSLTFAILIGVPLGILISRKKKFAAIVLAFAGILQTVPSIALLGFLIPILGIGPIPAIVALLIYALLPIIRNTYTGIISVDHSISESAKAMGMTDWQILFKVQLPLAIPVIVAGVRTAAVINVGVATLASFVAAGGLGEFIFGGISLNNSNMILAGAIPAALLAILLDKGIGLLQNAFANFRLLLIFILPSFLLILAIIYIRTNNVNQQIKAGFTPEFMGRQDGYLGLRNVYGLQIKPLIISDAIMYKAVFEKDIDLISGYSTDGRVKAYDLLALEDNRKIFPPYFAAPIVKVETLKKFPQLEGAINLLAEKFTDSVMISLNYRADFLKQTPESIAKDFLVQNKLYRPSRRGQAGTIRIGSKIFGEQYILSAIYKILLEGYTDYKVETKTGLGGTKICFDALIHDAIDFYVEYTGTGLLVLLKPEQQIISHVSKDPADTYSYVKDEFENKFGITWLKPLGFNNSYALMMRRSQAEQNQIRSISDLKKYEQLNK
- a CDS encoding putative glycolipid-binding domain-containing protein → MKILLWRGLINKSWEHCSVDERDSGFKIASEIVGNYEGETYMVNYLINTDNQWDIQDFEIRCDIQGEIKRFYGQKNGLDWLINGQIEPCFAGFNYIDISITPLTNTLPIKRLALNVNESKDINVIYIDILNGSIKPVRERYTKISKDHYRYENLESTFASAILIDRNGIVKTYPGHFELVA